In Notolabrus celidotus isolate fNotCel1 chromosome 8, fNotCel1.pri, whole genome shotgun sequence, a genomic segment contains:
- the LOC117816816 gene encoding uncharacterized protein LOC117816816 isoform X3, whose amino-acid sequence MAPVFSGQMMADVRDRLQNTAPDVSQPVVEESDRLQQNMVPDVSEQPIPDVRDRLQQQMAPVFSGQMMADVRDRLQQNTAPDVSQPVVEESDRLQQNMVPDVSEQPIPDVRDRLQQNMAPDVSEQPIPDVRDRLQSRMAKYRQHHEECFNRHKIAEEERNAKERQRTMNLLKRAQLVQQLAQLDMLLTSQSPLHDDIQSLASSDTSPLDESTNTSDLLEDGEPATKTQTTASLTCATSSDSQRSWNCSVDDSKRTSSRQRQATSYMETSFDESDLTDYSDQDYVPDSEAGSSSEPDEDTPLYPVAKKPLPSLQYPVLSSSTQDIDSGSPEKRDTAVSPKKRNLITQRKRKISSPSPLKSNSNTPEKSRIQQICGSIRVLPPSNSETRRVYNKRNYCLFCLHPISKISRHLEAVHGNEAEVALAFQHPKNSKERRKKLNILRRRGNFAHNANVVREGAGELQACYRPRKCKRACEFIHCFHCQGLYAKKTLWKHMKICPAKTEASDESSSGRRRVRSKCALKTAVVREISEGLKNVISSMTYDEVTQLIQNDKLLLQFGQHLFDLNGSRKNRHDYIRQRLRELGRLLLVAKKNTPIRKAEELIYPSNFSHVISAVKELAGYNAESNTFRTPSLALKTGNSLGIICELVESDNLSTVDRDQSLVEFAREFKTIKQFRWKGLITRGATTSLKESKWNAPQIIPLTEDVKLLDSHMENVRVVVERMLKLCPSAKNYATLAKVTLAQLIIFNRRREGEVSRMELSTFKARRKSELNEDMALCLTPLENKMCDFFTRVEIRGKRGRGVPVLLKPSIVSAMELLADTRELCGVPKENIYMFGRPGTSSAYRGGECIQKFARESGAKHPEFLTSTRLRKHIATMSQVLNLQENEADQLADFLGHDIRVHRQYYRLPQGTLQLAKMSKMLLAVEKGTLSQYKGQTLDDIEIDPEEKVDSSQDQDASSDEDESVELTTEATGEDGQENTPLLPTTASSSTPPSALLNQGLFWLGLDLFLTEER is encoded by the exons ATGGCACCTGTATTCAGCGGACAGATGATGGCTGATGTCAGGGACAGACTTCAG AACACAGCACCTGATGTTAGCCAGCCGGTTGTGGAAGAGAGCGACAGACTTCAG CAGAACATGGTACCTGATGTCAGTGAACAGCCGATACCTGATGTCAGGGACAGACTTCAG cAGCAAATGGCACCTGTATTCAGCGGACAGATGATGGCTGATGTCAGGGACAGACTTCAG cAGAACACAGCACCTGATGTTAGCCAGCCGGTTGTGGAAGAGAGCGACAGACTTCAG CAGAACATGGTACCTGATGTCAGTGAACAGCCGATACCTGATGTCAGGGACAGACTTCAG CAGAACATGGCACCTGATGTCAGTGAACAGCCGATACCTGATGTCAGGGACAGACTTCAG TCTCGAATGGCCAAATATAGACAGCACCATGAGGAATGCTTCAATCGTCACAAAATTGCAGAGGAGGAGCGAAATGCTAAAGAAAGACAGCGTACAATGAATTTGTTAAAGCGTGCACAACTGGTTCAACAATTGGCACAACTGGATATGCTT CTAACTTCGCAATCCCCATTGCATGATGATATTCAG TCACTAGCCTCATCAGATACCTCGCCCCTGGATGAATCAACGAACACCAGTGATCTGTTGGAAGATGGAGAGccagcaacaaaaacacag acaaCAGCTTCTCTTACGTGTGCTACATCGTCAGATAGTCAAAGATCTTGGAATTGTTCAGTGGATGACTCAAAAAGGACATCTTCAAGACAAAGACAG GCCACTTCTTATATGGAAACATCCTTTGATGAATCTGATCTCACAGACTATAGTGATCAGGACTATGTCCCAGACTCTGAAGCAGGAAGTTCCTCTGAGCCTGATGAAGACACACCACTGTATCCAGTTGCGAAAAAGCCCTTGCCGTCGCTGCAATATCCTGTTTTATCTTCATCAACACAAGACATTGATTCAGGAAGCCCAGAAAAAAGAGACACTGCAGTCAGCCCTAAGAAGAGGAACTTGATCACTCAAAGGAAGAGAAAGATTTCATCCCCCAGTCCACTAAAGAGCAACTCAAACACTCCTGAGAAAAGCAGAATCCAACAAATTTGTGGCTCAATTAGAGTATTGCCTCCCTCAAATTCTGAAACTCGTCGAGTGTACAACAAGAGGAACTACTGTCTCTTTTGCCTCCATCCCATATCAAAAATTTCACGACACCTGGAAGCTGTACATGGGAATGAGGCAGAGGTTGCCCTAGCATTTCAGCATCCAAAGAATTCAAAAGAGAGACGCAAAAAGTTGAACATTCTTAGAAGACGTGGAAACTTTGCCCACAACGCCAATGTTGTGAGGGAGGGAGCTGGAGAGCTCCAGGCCTGCTACAGACCACGAAAGTGTAAACGTGCCTGTGAatttattcattgttttcattgtcaagGACtttatgcaaagaaaacattgtGGAAGCACATGAAAATCTGCCCAGCGAAGACAGAAGCCAGTGATGAATCCAGCAGTGGGAGGAGGCGAGTTCGATCCAAATGTGCCCTTAAAACTGCCGTTGTGCGTGAGATTAGTGAGGGCTTGAAGAATGTGATTTCCTCCATGACCTATGATGAGGTCACTCAGctcattcaaaatgacaaactTCTCTTGCAGTTTGGACAACACCTGTTTGATCTAAATGGGTCAagaaagaacagacatgactacaTAAGGCAAAGACTTAGAGAACTTGGGCGATTATTACTTGTGGCTAAGAAGAATACTCCCATCCGGAAGGCAGAGGAACTCATCTATCCTTCAAACTTCAGTCATGTGATATCTGCAGTGAAAGAGTTGGCTGGGTACAATGCAGAGAGCAACACATTCCGCACACCTTCCTTAGCCCTCAAAACTGGTAACAGTCTAGGTATAATCTGTGAGCTTGTAGAGAGTGATAATTTGTCCACAGTTGACAGAGACCAGAGCCTGGTAGAATTTGCTCGAGAATTCAAGACCATTAAACAATTCAGATGGAAGGGATTGATTACCAGAGGAGCAACAACCTCTCTGAAAGAGTCAAAGTGGAATGCACCACAGATTATACCTCTCACTGAAGATGTCAAACTTTTGGACTCTCACATGGAGAATGTTAGAGTGGTTGTTGAGAGAATGCTGAAACTGTGCCCCTCTGCAAAGAACTATGCAACACTTGCCAAAGTGACACTTGCTCAGCTGATCATTTTCAAccgaagaagagaaggagaggtgtCACGAATGGAGTTGAGCACTTTCAAAGCAAGGAGAAAGTCAGAACTTAATGAGGACATGGCCCTATGTCTTACCCCACTTGAGAACAAGATGTGTGATTTCTTCACCAGAGTAGAAATCAGGGGGAAACGAGGCAGAGGAGTCCCTGTGCTCCTAAAACCATCGATAGTGTCAGCTATGGAGCTTCTAGCTGACACTCGTGAGCTGTGTGGAGTCCCCAAAGAGAACATCTACATGTTTGGTAGACCAGGAACGTCATCAGCTTACAGAGGGGGAGAATGCATCCAAAAATTTGCAAGGGAGAGTGGTGCCAAACATCCCGAGTTCTTAACCTCAACAAGGCTCCGGAAGCACATAGCAACAATGTCTCAAGTTCTAAATCTTCAAGAAAATGAAGCAGACCAACTTGCTGACTTTCTTGGGCATGACATTCGTGTGCACAGGCAGTATTACCGCCTTCCGCAGGGAACACTTCAGCTCGCCAAAATGAGCAAAATGCTTTTGGCTGTGGAAAAGGGGACTCTGTCACAGTACAAAGGACAAACTCTTGATGACATTGAGATTGACCCCGAAG AAAAAGTTGATTCCTCACAAGATCAGGACGCGTCAAGTGATGAGGATGAGTCTGTTGAGTTGACCACTGAGGCAACAGGTGAAGACGGCCAGGAGAATACACCTTTACTTCCGACCACTGCTTCCAGTTCCACTCCTCCCAGTGCTCTTCTCAATCAAGGTTTGTTTTGGCTTGGGTTagatctttttttaactgaagaaaggTAG
- the LOC117816816 gene encoding uncharacterized protein LOC117816816 isoform X2, which translates to MAPVFSGQMMADVRDRLQQNTAPDVSQPVVEESDRLQQNMVPDVSEQPIPDVRDRLQQQMAPVFSGQMMADVRDRLQQNTAPDVSQPVVEESDRLQQNMVPDVSEQPIPDVRDRLQQNMAPDVSEQPIPDVRDRLQSRMAKYRQHHEECFNRHKIAEEERNAKERQRTMNLLKRAQLVQQLAQLDMLLTSQSPLHDDIQSLASSDTSPLDESTNTSDLLEDGEPATKTQTTASLTCATSSDSQRSWNCSVDDSKRTSSRQRQATSYMETSFDESDLTDYSDQDYVPDSEAGSSSEPDEDTPLYPVAKKPLPSLQYPVLSSSTQDIDSGSPEKRDTAVSPKKRNLITQRKRKISSPSPLKSNSNTPEKSRIQQICGSIRVLPPSNSETRRVYNKRNYCLFCLHPISKISRHLEAVHGNEAEVALAFQHPKNSKERRKKLNILRRRGNFAHNANVVREGAGELQACYRPRKCKRACEFIHCFHCQGLYAKKTLWKHMKICPAKTEASDESSSGRRRVRSKCALKTAVVREISEGLKNVISSMTYDEVTQLIQNDKLLLQFGQHLFDLNGSRKNRHDYIRQRLRELGRLLLVAKKNTPIRKAEELIYPSNFSHVISAVKELAGYNAESNTFRTPSLALKTGNSLGIICELVESDNLSTVDRDQSLVEFAREFKTIKQFRWKGLITRGATTSLKESKWNAPQIIPLTEDVKLLDSHMENVRVVVERMLKLCPSAKNYATLAKVTLAQLIIFNRRREGEVSRMELSTFKARRKSELNEDMALCLTPLENKMCDFFTRVEIRGKRGRGVPVLLKPSIVSAMELLADTRELCGVPKENIYMFGRPGTSSAYRGGECIQKFARESGAKHPEFLTSTRLRKHIATMSQVLNLQENEADQLADFLGHDIRVHRQYYRLPQGTLQLAKMSKMLLAVEKGTLSQYKGQTLDDIEIDPEEKVDSSQDQDASSDEDESVELTTEATGEDGQENTPLLPTTASSSTPPSALLNQGLFWLGLDLFLTEER; encoded by the exons ATGGCACCTGTATTCAGCGGACAGATGATGGCTGATGTCAGGGACAGACTTCAG cAGAACACAGCACCTGATGTTAGCCAGCCGGTTGTGGAAGAGAGCGACAGACTTCAG CAGAACATGGTACCTGATGTCAGTGAACAGCCGATACCTGATGTCAGGGACAGACTTCAG cAGCAAATGGCACCTGTATTCAGCGGACAGATGATGGCTGATGTCAGGGACAGACTTCAG cAGAACACAGCACCTGATGTTAGCCAGCCGGTTGTGGAAGAGAGCGACAGACTTCAG CAGAACATGGTACCTGATGTCAGTGAACAGCCGATACCTGATGTCAGGGACAGACTTCAG CAGAACATGGCACCTGATGTCAGTGAACAGCCGATACCTGATGTCAGGGACAGACTTCAG TCTCGAATGGCCAAATATAGACAGCACCATGAGGAATGCTTCAATCGTCACAAAATTGCAGAGGAGGAGCGAAATGCTAAAGAAAGACAGCGTACAATGAATTTGTTAAAGCGTGCACAACTGGTTCAACAATTGGCACAACTGGATATGCTT CTAACTTCGCAATCCCCATTGCATGATGATATTCAG TCACTAGCCTCATCAGATACCTCGCCCCTGGATGAATCAACGAACACCAGTGATCTGTTGGAAGATGGAGAGccagcaacaaaaacacag acaaCAGCTTCTCTTACGTGTGCTACATCGTCAGATAGTCAAAGATCTTGGAATTGTTCAGTGGATGACTCAAAAAGGACATCTTCAAGACAAAGACAG GCCACTTCTTATATGGAAACATCCTTTGATGAATCTGATCTCACAGACTATAGTGATCAGGACTATGTCCCAGACTCTGAAGCAGGAAGTTCCTCTGAGCCTGATGAAGACACACCACTGTATCCAGTTGCGAAAAAGCCCTTGCCGTCGCTGCAATATCCTGTTTTATCTTCATCAACACAAGACATTGATTCAGGAAGCCCAGAAAAAAGAGACACTGCAGTCAGCCCTAAGAAGAGGAACTTGATCACTCAAAGGAAGAGAAAGATTTCATCCCCCAGTCCACTAAAGAGCAACTCAAACACTCCTGAGAAAAGCAGAATCCAACAAATTTGTGGCTCAATTAGAGTATTGCCTCCCTCAAATTCTGAAACTCGTCGAGTGTACAACAAGAGGAACTACTGTCTCTTTTGCCTCCATCCCATATCAAAAATTTCACGACACCTGGAAGCTGTACATGGGAATGAGGCAGAGGTTGCCCTAGCATTTCAGCATCCAAAGAATTCAAAAGAGAGACGCAAAAAGTTGAACATTCTTAGAAGACGTGGAAACTTTGCCCACAACGCCAATGTTGTGAGGGAGGGAGCTGGAGAGCTCCAGGCCTGCTACAGACCACGAAAGTGTAAACGTGCCTGTGAatttattcattgttttcattgtcaagGACtttatgcaaagaaaacattgtGGAAGCACATGAAAATCTGCCCAGCGAAGACAGAAGCCAGTGATGAATCCAGCAGTGGGAGGAGGCGAGTTCGATCCAAATGTGCCCTTAAAACTGCCGTTGTGCGTGAGATTAGTGAGGGCTTGAAGAATGTGATTTCCTCCATGACCTATGATGAGGTCACTCAGctcattcaaaatgacaaactTCTCTTGCAGTTTGGACAACACCTGTTTGATCTAAATGGGTCAagaaagaacagacatgactacaTAAGGCAAAGACTTAGAGAACTTGGGCGATTATTACTTGTGGCTAAGAAGAATACTCCCATCCGGAAGGCAGAGGAACTCATCTATCCTTCAAACTTCAGTCATGTGATATCTGCAGTGAAAGAGTTGGCTGGGTACAATGCAGAGAGCAACACATTCCGCACACCTTCCTTAGCCCTCAAAACTGGTAACAGTCTAGGTATAATCTGTGAGCTTGTAGAGAGTGATAATTTGTCCACAGTTGACAGAGACCAGAGCCTGGTAGAATTTGCTCGAGAATTCAAGACCATTAAACAATTCAGATGGAAGGGATTGATTACCAGAGGAGCAACAACCTCTCTGAAAGAGTCAAAGTGGAATGCACCACAGATTATACCTCTCACTGAAGATGTCAAACTTTTGGACTCTCACATGGAGAATGTTAGAGTGGTTGTTGAGAGAATGCTGAAACTGTGCCCCTCTGCAAAGAACTATGCAACACTTGCCAAAGTGACACTTGCTCAGCTGATCATTTTCAAccgaagaagagaaggagaggtgtCACGAATGGAGTTGAGCACTTTCAAAGCAAGGAGAAAGTCAGAACTTAATGAGGACATGGCCCTATGTCTTACCCCACTTGAGAACAAGATGTGTGATTTCTTCACCAGAGTAGAAATCAGGGGGAAACGAGGCAGAGGAGTCCCTGTGCTCCTAAAACCATCGATAGTGTCAGCTATGGAGCTTCTAGCTGACACTCGTGAGCTGTGTGGAGTCCCCAAAGAGAACATCTACATGTTTGGTAGACCAGGAACGTCATCAGCTTACAGAGGGGGAGAATGCATCCAAAAATTTGCAAGGGAGAGTGGTGCCAAACATCCCGAGTTCTTAACCTCAACAAGGCTCCGGAAGCACATAGCAACAATGTCTCAAGTTCTAAATCTTCAAGAAAATGAAGCAGACCAACTTGCTGACTTTCTTGGGCATGACATTCGTGTGCACAGGCAGTATTACCGCCTTCCGCAGGGAACACTTCAGCTCGCCAAAATGAGCAAAATGCTTTTGGCTGTGGAAAAGGGGACTCTGTCACAGTACAAAGGACAAACTCTTGATGACATTGAGATTGACCCCGAAG AAAAAGTTGATTCCTCACAAGATCAGGACGCGTCAAGTGATGAGGATGAGTCTGTTGAGTTGACCACTGAGGCAACAGGTGAAGACGGCCAGGAGAATACACCTTTACTTCCGACCACTGCTTCCAGTTCCACTCCTCCCAGTGCTCTTCTCAATCAAGGTTTGTTTTGGCTTGGGTTagatctttttttaactgaagaaaggTAG
- the LOC117816816 gene encoding uncharacterized protein LOC117816816 isoform X1, translating into MAGNEAIMERSVRRRRVRPQQDAEQHIKLKTDKAGLTEHFINPYKGRGVLAVEVFNKGDFVLEYRGKLFKQDGLLTKNYNDTEAVFLFDFKWKGACWCLDASVEDKSLGRLVNDDNIKPNCKIKAIDVGGMPYLCLFALRDIAPGEEITYNYGDSDWPWRRQFFSGFLFQQNMVPDVSEQPIPDVRDRLQQNMAPDVSQPVVEESDRLQQNMVPDVSEQPIPDVRDRLQQQMAPVFSGQMMADVRDRLQQNTAPDVSQPVVEESDRLQQNMVPDVSEQPIPDVRDRLQQQMAPVFSGQMMADVRDRLQQNTAPDVSQPVVEESDRLQQNMVPDVSEQPIPDVRDRLQQNMAPDVSEQPIPDVRDRLQSRMAKYRQHHEECFNRHKIAEEERNAKERQRTMNLLKRAQLVQQLAQLDMLLTSQSPLHDDIQSLASSDTSPLDESTNTSDLLEDGEPATKTQTTASLTCATSSDSQRSWNCSVDDSKRTSSRQRQATSYMETSFDESDLTDYSDQDYVPDSEAGSSSEPDEDTPLYPVAKKPLPSLQYPVLSSSTQDIDSGSPEKRDTAVSPKKRNLITQRKRKISSPSPLKSNSNTPEKSRIQQICGSIRVLPPSNSETRRVYNKRNYCLFCLHPISKISRHLEAVHGNEAEVALAFQHPKNSKERRKKLNILRRRGNFAHNANVVREGAGELQACYRPRKCKRACEFIHCFHCQGLYAKKTLWKHMKICPAKTEASDESSSGRRRVRSKCALKTAVVREISEGLKNVISSMTYDEVTQLIQNDKLLLQFGQHLFDLNGSRKNRHDYIRQRLRELGRLLLVAKKNTPIRKAEELIYPSNFSHVISAVKELAGYNAESNTFRTPSLALKTGNSLGIICELVESDNLSTVDRDQSLVEFAREFKTIKQFRWKGLITRGATTSLKESKWNAPQIIPLTEDVKLLDSHMENVRVVVERMLKLCPSAKNYATLAKVTLAQLIIFNRRREGEVSRMELSTFKARRKSELNEDMALCLTPLENKMCDFFTRVEIRGKRGRGVPVLLKPSIVSAMELLADTRELCGVPKENIYMFGRPGTSSAYRGGECIQKFARESGAKHPEFLTSTRLRKHIATMSQVLNLQENEADQLADFLGHDIRVHRQYYRLPQGTLQLAKMSKMLLAVEKGTLSQYKGQTLDDIEIDPEEKVDSSQDQDASSDEDESVELTTEATGEDGQENTPLLPTTASSSTPPSALLNQDKR; encoded by the exons TCTTGATGCATCTGTTGAAGACAAGTCACTGGGAAGGCTTGTGAATGATGACAACATCAAGCCTAACTGCAAGATAAAAGCTATTGATGTTGGTGGGATGCCATATCTTTGCCTGTTTGCCCTGAGAGACATTGCCCCAGGTGAAGAAATAACTTACAATTACGGGGATTCAGACTGGCCTTGGCGTAGACAG tttttttctggtTTCCTTTTCCAGCAGAACATGGTACCTGATGTCAGTGAACAGCCGATACCTGATGTCAGGGACAGACTTCAG cAGAACATGGCACCTGATGTTAGCCAGCCGGTTGTGGAAGAGAGCGATAGACTTCAG CAGAACATGGTACCTGATGTCAGTGAACAGCCGATACCTGATGTCAGGGACAGACTTCAG cAGCAAATGGCACCTGTATTCAGCGGACAGATGATGGCTGATGTCAGGGACAGACTTCAG cAGAACACAGCACCTGATGTTAGCCAGCCGGTTGTGGAAGAGAGCGACAGACTTCAG CAGAACATGGTACCTGATGTCAGTGAACAGCCGATACCTGATGTCAGGGACAGACTTCAG cAGCAAATGGCACCTGTATTCAGCGGACAGATGATGGCTGATGTCAGGGACAGACTTCAG cAGAACACAGCACCTGATGTTAGCCAGCCGGTTGTGGAAGAGAGCGACAGACTTCAG CAGAACATGGTACCTGATGTCAGTGAACAGCCGATACCTGATGTCAGGGACAGACTTCAG CAGAACATGGCACCTGATGTCAGTGAACAGCCGATACCTGATGTCAGGGACAGACTTCAG TCTCGAATGGCCAAATATAGACAGCACCATGAGGAATGCTTCAATCGTCACAAAATTGCAGAGGAGGAGCGAAATGCTAAAGAAAGACAGCGTACAATGAATTTGTTAAAGCGTGCACAACTGGTTCAACAATTGGCACAACTGGATATGCTT CTAACTTCGCAATCCCCATTGCATGATGATATTCAG TCACTAGCCTCATCAGATACCTCGCCCCTGGATGAATCAACGAACACCAGTGATCTGTTGGAAGATGGAGAGccagcaacaaaaacacag acaaCAGCTTCTCTTACGTGTGCTACATCGTCAGATAGTCAAAGATCTTGGAATTGTTCAGTGGATGACTCAAAAAGGACATCTTCAAGACAAAGACAG GCCACTTCTTATATGGAAACATCCTTTGATGAATCTGATCTCACAGACTATAGTGATCAGGACTATGTCCCAGACTCTGAAGCAGGAAGTTCCTCTGAGCCTGATGAAGACACACCACTGTATCCAGTTGCGAAAAAGCCCTTGCCGTCGCTGCAATATCCTGTTTTATCTTCATCAACACAAGACATTGATTCAGGAAGCCCAGAAAAAAGAGACACTGCAGTCAGCCCTAAGAAGAGGAACTTGATCACTCAAAGGAAGAGAAAGATTTCATCCCCCAGTCCACTAAAGAGCAACTCAAACACTCCTGAGAAAAGCAGAATCCAACAAATTTGTGGCTCAATTAGAGTATTGCCTCCCTCAAATTCTGAAACTCGTCGAGTGTACAACAAGAGGAACTACTGTCTCTTTTGCCTCCATCCCATATCAAAAATTTCACGACACCTGGAAGCTGTACATGGGAATGAGGCAGAGGTTGCCCTAGCATTTCAGCATCCAAAGAATTCAAAAGAGAGACGCAAAAAGTTGAACATTCTTAGAAGACGTGGAAACTTTGCCCACAACGCCAATGTTGTGAGGGAGGGAGCTGGAGAGCTCCAGGCCTGCTACAGACCACGAAAGTGTAAACGTGCCTGTGAatttattcattgttttcattgtcaagGACtttatgcaaagaaaacattgtGGAAGCACATGAAAATCTGCCCAGCGAAGACAGAAGCCAGTGATGAATCCAGCAGTGGGAGGAGGCGAGTTCGATCCAAATGTGCCCTTAAAACTGCCGTTGTGCGTGAGATTAGTGAGGGCTTGAAGAATGTGATTTCCTCCATGACCTATGATGAGGTCACTCAGctcattcaaaatgacaaactTCTCTTGCAGTTTGGACAACACCTGTTTGATCTAAATGGGTCAagaaagaacagacatgactacaTAAGGCAAAGACTTAGAGAACTTGGGCGATTATTACTTGTGGCTAAGAAGAATACTCCCATCCGGAAGGCAGAGGAACTCATCTATCCTTCAAACTTCAGTCATGTGATATCTGCAGTGAAAGAGTTGGCTGGGTACAATGCAGAGAGCAACACATTCCGCACACCTTCCTTAGCCCTCAAAACTGGTAACAGTCTAGGTATAATCTGTGAGCTTGTAGAGAGTGATAATTTGTCCACAGTTGACAGAGACCAGAGCCTGGTAGAATTTGCTCGAGAATTCAAGACCATTAAACAATTCAGATGGAAGGGATTGATTACCAGAGGAGCAACAACCTCTCTGAAAGAGTCAAAGTGGAATGCACCACAGATTATACCTCTCACTGAAGATGTCAAACTTTTGGACTCTCACATGGAGAATGTTAGAGTGGTTGTTGAGAGAATGCTGAAACTGTGCCCCTCTGCAAAGAACTATGCAACACTTGCCAAAGTGACACTTGCTCAGCTGATCATTTTCAAccgaagaagagaaggagaggtgtCACGAATGGAGTTGAGCACTTTCAAAGCAAGGAGAAAGTCAGAACTTAATGAGGACATGGCCCTATGTCTTACCCCACTTGAGAACAAGATGTGTGATTTCTTCACCAGAGTAGAAATCAGGGGGAAACGAGGCAGAGGAGTCCCTGTGCTCCTAAAACCATCGATAGTGTCAGCTATGGAGCTTCTAGCTGACACTCGTGAGCTGTGTGGAGTCCCCAAAGAGAACATCTACATGTTTGGTAGACCAGGAACGTCATCAGCTTACAGAGGGGGAGAATGCATCCAAAAATTTGCAAGGGAGAGTGGTGCCAAACATCCCGAGTTCTTAACCTCAACAAGGCTCCGGAAGCACATAGCAACAATGTCTCAAGTTCTAAATCTTCAAGAAAATGAAGCAGACCAACTTGCTGACTTTCTTGGGCATGACATTCGTGTGCACAGGCAGTATTACCGCCTTCCGCAGGGAACACTTCAGCTCGCCAAAATGAGCAAAATGCTTTTGGCTGTGGAAAAGGGGACTCTGTCACAGTACAAAGGACAAACTCTTGATGACATTGAGATTGACCCCGAAG AAAAAGTTGATTCCTCACAAGATCAGGACGCGTCAAGTGATGAGGATGAGTCTGTTGAGTTGACCACTGAGGCAACAGGTGAAGACGGCCAGGAGAATACACCTTTACTTCCGACCACTGCTTCCAGTTCCACTCCTCCCAGTGCTCTTCTCAATCAAG ACAAGAGGTAA